In one window of Solanum pennellii chromosome 2, SPENNV200 DNA:
- the LOC107011932 gene encoding zinc-finger homeodomain protein 9-like encodes MELTNNNNNNTTISTITTTTTVKTPEAEIETPTQIQKLKPFAFSNGVLKRKSSFNHNNHHLHHHPVVVIYRECLKNHAASLGGHAVDGCGEFLPSPAANPSDPTSLKCAACGCHRNFHRREPEEPVVIPPPPIATAVLEYQPHHRHHPPHPPPPLQVPCGEHSSPNSPSPPPISSAYYPASAPHMLLALSAGFSGEKNQNPTSAPLGHSNGRKRFRTKFTPDQKVKMQEFAERVGWKMQKRDEDLVSNFCNEIGVEKGVLKVWMHNNKNTFGKKSDQPNSGSGDGDNDNHHQNGNTNSDNGFCIVSRNNNHNNSDSEFHHHLQHESNNNNDNKKGIIHHLHTTDSVVATNGSSSSS; translated from the coding sequence ATGGAGttaaccaacaacaacaacaacaacacaactATTAGtactattactactactactacagTGAAAACCCCAGAAGCTGAAATTGAAACCCCAACTCAGATCCAGAAACTGAAACCTTTTGCTTTTAGTAATGGTGTTCTGAAAAGGAAAAGTTCATTTAACCATAAcaatcatcatcttcatcatcaccCTGTTGTGGTTATTTACAGAGAGTGTTTGAAAAATCATGCTGCTAGTTTAGGGGGTCATGCTGTTGATGGGTGTGGAGAATTTTTGCCTTCTCCTGCAGCTAACCCATCTGACCCAACTTCACTGAAATGTGCTGCTTGTGGGTGTCACCGTAATTTTCACCGACGTGAACCGGAAGAACCAGTTGTAATTCCACCGCCACCTATTGCAACTGCGGTGCTTGAGTATCAAcctcatcatcgtcatcatccaCCTCATCCTCCACCACCTCTGCAGGTTCCATGTGGGGAACATAGTAGTCCGAATTCGCCATCTCCACCGCCGATTTCGTCGGCTTATTACCCAGCTTCTGCACCACACATGCTTTTAGCACTCAGTGCTGGGTTTTCTGGGGAGAAAAATCAGAACCCGACATCAGCTCCGTTAGGTCATTCTAACGGGAGGAAGCGTTTCAGAACGAAATTCACTCCAGATCAGAAGGTGAAAATGCAGGAATTTGCTGAGAGAGTTGGGTGGAAAATGCAGAAGAGAGATGAAGATCTGGTGAGCAATTTCTGTAACGaaattggagttgaaaaagGGGTTTTAAAGGTATGGATGCACAATAACAAAAACACTTTCGGGAAGAAATCAGATCAACCCAACTCCGGCTCCGGCGACGGTGACAACGACAACCACCACCAGAATGGTAATACTAACAGCGATAATGGTTTTTGTATTGTTAGTAGAAATAACAATCATAACAATTCTGATTCAGAATTTCATCATCATCTTCAGCATGAaagtaacaacaacaatgacaacaaaaaAGGCATAATCCACCATCTTCACACAACTGACAGTGTTGTTGCAACGAATGGGTCGTCTTCTTCATCTTGa
- the LOC107008663 gene encoding zinc-finger homeodomain protein 9-like, producing MELNINTNTTAAITTVKTPELAETETPSRIQQPKPFSFSNGVLKRKNHHHHPVVVVYKECLKNHAANLGTHAVDGCGEFLPIPAANPADPTSLKCAACGCHRNFHRRDPEEPPPIATAAIEYQPHHRHHPPPPRGDHGSPNSPSPPPISSAYYPASAPHMLLALSAGFSGEKNQNLPTSTTPIAVANSNGRKRFRTKFTPDQKIKMLEFAEKVEWKMQKRDEDLVNNFCNEIGVEKGVLKVWMHNNKTTSISGKKLDQPNTDNGHNHQNGNSNYTVNGFCIVDRNNTTHHHDNTDSEFHIHHESSMNDDNKKENSSFGANNVVVTNGSSSSS from the coding sequence ATGGAGTTAAACATAAACACAAACACAACAGCTGCTATTACTACCGTGAAAACACCAGAATTAGCTGAAACTGAAACTCCGAGTCGGATCCAGCAACCAAAGCCTTTTTCCTTCAGTAATGGTGTTTTGAAACggaaaaatcatcatcatcatcctgtTGTGGTGGTGTACAAAGAATGCCTTAAAAATCATGCTGCTAATTTAGGGACTCATGCCGTGGATGGATGTGGAGAATTTTTGCCTATTCCAGCTGCTAACCCAGCTGATCCAACTTCACTAAAATGTGCTGCTTGTGGTTGTCACCGCAATTTCCACCGCCGTGACCCGGAAGAACCGCCGCCTATCGCTACCGCGGCTATTGAGTACCAACCGCATCACCGCCATCATCCTCCGCCGCCTCGTGGGGACCACGGCAGCCCGAATTCACCATCTCCACCGCCGATTTCTTCGGCTTATTACCCAGCTTCTGCACCACACATGCTTTTGGCTCTAAGCGCTGGGTTTTCCGGGGAGAAAAATCAGAACCTCCCCACATCGACTACGCCAATAGCGGTAGCAAATTCTAACGGGAGGAAGCGTTTCAGAACAAAATTCACTCCAGATCAGAAGATTAAAATGCTGGAATTCGCCGAAAAAGTTGAATGGAAAATGCAGAAGAGAGATGAAGATCTGGTGAACAATTTCTGCAACGaaattggagttgaaaaagGGGTTTTAAAGGTATGGATGCACAATAACAAAACCACCTCTATCTCCGGCAAGAAATTAGATCAACCAAACACCGACAATGGCCACAACCACCAGAATGGTAACTCTAACTATACTGTTAATGGGTTTTGTATTGTTGATAGAAATAATACTACTCATCATCACGACAACACTGACTCGGAATTTCACATTCACCATGAAAGCAGCATGAACGATGACAACAAGAAAGAGAATTCAAGTTTTGGTGCTAATAATGTCGTTGTCACTAAtgggtcttcttcttcatcttga